A stretch of Longimicrobiales bacterium DNA encodes these proteins:
- a CDS encoding CbiX/SirB N-terminal domain-containing protein translates to MRVIRTLLTLSLLAAPTPLLAQQARHVTHQAQPAASAAGQGAAGAHASDATASAPDASTPIPADAVIGTMIVAHGGGPDWNAQVETIADLVSTDGPVEVSYLMGPGAKTHRFQDVIAKLVDQGAEHVVIVPMLMSSHSGHYEQIRYLAGEVAELSETMMHHLHMAGIERASASVPVRVARAIDDSPDVARV, encoded by the coding sequence ATGCGGGTAATTCGCACACTTCTCACGCTTTCGCTGCTCGCCGCACCGACGCCGTTGCTCGCGCAGCAGGCGCGTCATGTAACGCATCAAGCGCAGCCTGCCGCTTCGGCTGCCGGGCAGGGCGCCGCTGGCGCGCATGCCAGTGACGCCACTGCCAGCGCGCCCGACGCGTCCACGCCGATTCCTGCCGATGCCGTCATCGGTACGATGATCGTGGCACATGGCGGCGGCCCCGACTGGAACGCGCAGGTCGAGACGATCGCGGATCTGGTGAGCACAGACGGGCCTGTCGAGGTCAGCTATCTCATGGGGCCCGGCGCAAAGACGCACCGCTTCCAGGACGTCATCGCGAAGCTGGTCGATCAGGGTGCGGAGCACGTGGTCATCGTGCCGATGCTGATGTCTTCGCATTCCGGTCATTACGAGCAGATCCGCTACCTCGCCGGAGAAGTCGCCGAGCTGAGCGAGACGATGATGCACCACCTGCACATGGCGGGCATAGAGCGCGCGAGTGCCAGCGTGCCCGTGCGTGTCGCGCGCGCGATCGACGACTCGCCCGACGTCGCACGCGTGC